Part of the Natrarchaeobius halalkaliphilus genome is shown below.
GCTCAATCTTATTCTCACGGCCGTCGCGGCGCTCGTTCTCGGCGTGAGTATCAACGCGGTTTTCGCTTTCGGTGAGGAGTTCGGCTGGCGTGGCGTCCTCCTGACCCAACTCGCTCCGTACGGGTTCTGGCAGGCCTCGGGCGCTATCGGCGTACTCTGGGGTGTCTGGCACGCACCGATTATCCTCGAGGGATACAACTATCCGAACAACCCGGTCGTGGGCGTGGGCGTCATGACATTCGCCTGTCTCGCCATGTCACCGGTGTACACCTACCTGACGATCGCGACCAGATCCGTTCTGTCGGCGGCGGTCTTTCACGGAACGTTCAACGCCTTCGCGACGACCATGATCGTCTTCGCACGGGGCGGCTCCGAACTGGTCGTCAACCCCGTCGGCGGGGTCGGTATCGTGGTGTTCGGCCTCGCCGCACTCGGGATCGCGATTCGGGGCACGCCGGAGCTCACGGCGGACTGGGCGGTCGGCCGAGACGAATCCGTCGCGGACCCGGACGGATCGACGCACGCGACGTAGCCGTCCGAGGGTTTATAACCGAAGGCACGGCCAGTTCGGTCCGTCAACGCTATGGACGACCGACGATGAGTAAGGCAAGAATGGCGGATTCGAACTGGCGTGCGGTGTTCGGCCACGAAGAACCCTACGACGAGCAAGTCGACGGCATCGAGACGACGATCGACACCGCTCGAGACGGCGGCTATACGGTCATCGAAGGAGCCTGTGGTACCGGGAAGACGATGATTGCGCTCACCGCGGGCATCGATCTCGTTCGCGATCCCGACACCGACTACGAGCGCGTCCTCGTTCTCACGAGCGTCAAACAGCAACTGCGCCAGTTCGAGACCGACCTCGAGACGATCAACGACGCCCTTCCCGACGACTCCCGGCCGGTCTCCGGGCTCACGCTCGTCGGGAAGGCCGACGTCTGTCCGTACAACCGCGAGCGGGTGGCGGGATTCGACGACGGGAACGTCTACGACCGCTGTGAGACACTTCGGGATCGAACCAGGGATATCACCGGCGAGGGCGGCGAGACGACCGCCGGAAGCCTGGCCGGACGCGCTCGCAGCCAGCAGATCGGCCTCGCGGACAGCGGCACTCGAGACACCGGCGGAACCTTCCTCGAGACCACGGGCGAGGCGACGCCCTACCCGCGCCAGCTACCCGAGTACAGCGACGGCGGTCCCGTCGGCGCCGAAACCGAGTACTGCCCGTTCTATGCGCGCTACCTCGAGGATCTTCCAGAAGAGGGAAGCGACAGTGACAGCGCCGAAGCGGTTCCGTACGATTTCACGACGGCGGGAGCGGTCACGCCGGAGGATCTGGTCGCACAGAGCGTCCGTCACGGCACGTGCCCGCATTCGGTGATGGGTGCCGTCCTCGGCCACGTCGAGGTCGTCGTCGGCAACTACTACCACGCGTTCGATCCGCGGACCGTCGGCTCTTTTACGGGAGCATTGCTCGACGAGTCGACGTTCGTCGTCTGCGACGAGGCACACATGCTCGAGCCTCGCGTGCGAAACCTGGTTAGCGAGGGGATTACGGATACGTCCCTCAGGGATGCAGAGACCGAACTCTCTCGGGTTATTCAGCCCGTCAAGTTCGAACGGGAGGGTCGGCAGGTCGAAGGAGGATCCAAGACCGCCGACGCCGACCTGGTTCGAGCGGAACTGAACGACAGCGAGGTCTCGATCGAAGACCTCGACAGGACCCTCGAGTTCGTCCAGGATCTCCGGAGCGAACTCGATCGACGAGTGACCGCACATCTCGACCGGAAATGGGGGGGTTGGAAATCCGACATCGCTGCTCTCGAAGACGACGAAGTCCCGCTTCGAGATCCGGCCGAACCGGCCGAAGACGAACTCTCCGAATGGGCTCGTGAGGCCGGCTACGGCGACGCTGACTGGACCCGAGCCGAAGCCGTCGGTGCCGTCGTCGAACGTATCCTCAACGAAGCCGAAAGCGAGGACCGGACCCGGAGTTCGCCTGCGGTCGGTCGCGTGCTCGGAGAGTGGTATCGTCGCGGACACACCGATCACTTTCGCGAGATCGAACTCGAGCGCACCTGGAACGAGACCGAGCCCGCCGACTCGTGGCGTCGCGCGTACACCGCGCGACTCGCGTTACACAACTGCGTTCCGAGCGATGCCATCGGTTCGCGGCTCGCGTCCTTCGGCGGCGGAATTCTGATGAGTGCGACGCTCGAGCCGATGGCGGCGTTCACCGAGGTTACCGGGCTCGACTACCTCGAACGTGAGGAAGATCGTCCGGTCGTCGAACGGCGCTACGGGCTGCACTTTCCCGCGGAGAACCGCGAGAGCTTCGCCGTTGCCGCTCCGAAGTTCACGTACGATAACCGGGGTTCCGTCGATGAATCGAACCCGACGCGGACCCACTACGTGCGTGCGATTTCGAAAGCGGCGGCGCTCCCCGGAAACGTTCTCGTGGCGATGCCGAGTTACACCGAAGCCGAGTGGATCGCGGACGTTCTCTGCGACCGTCTCGACAAGCCGGTCTTGCGCGACGCCTCGAGCGACGACGAGGCGACCGAATCGCTAAAGAGCGACTTCTTCGCCGGGGAGGGGAAAGTGCTCGTGACGAGTCTCCGCGGGACGCTGACGGAGGGAGTCGACTACAGCGGTGACAGACTCTCGGCGGCGGTCGTCTGTGGCGTTCCGATCGTCAACACCTCGAGCCCGCGGACGAAAGCCGTCAGGCGAGCCTACGACGACGAGTTCGAGGACGGCTTCGTTTACGCGTTGACCATCCCCGCGGTCCGGAAGGCCCGACAGGCTATCGGCCGGGTGATCCGGTCGCCCGACGACGTCGGCGTTCGCGTCCTGCTAGACGAACGGTACGCACGCGAGAGCTGGGACTCCGTTCGACCGTACCTTCCCGACGACGGCGAGTTCCAACCGGTCAGTCCCGACATGCTCGAGTTAGGACTCGAGCGATTTCGCTCTCGACTCGATTGAACCGCGCGCATTCGCTCGAGCGGTTGCGTCCGGTTTCAGGATCGTTTGTCGGCGACAGCGATGCCGCGGTGGCGCTCGCCGTCGATCGATTCGATCGAAAAGCCCAGCCGCTCGTAAAACGGCCGCACGCGGTCGTCGAATCGCGCCGTGAGCCGCCCCTCGTCCTCGAGCGCACGTTCGACCAGTGCGCTCCCGATACCGCGCCCCCGGTGACGGCGACGGACTCCGACGGCCGAGACGTGTGCGCCAGGCTGGTTGCCGTGGGGTTCGAGGACGAGCGCGCCCAGGAGGCGTTCGGCCTCCCTGGAATCGTCGCTTCTCGTCCTTCCATCGCCGTGAACTGCGTTCGCTCGAGCACTCCCGGTCGATCTGGCGCGTCGGTCGCCTGCGACGAGGACCTCACCGTTGTGGATTCGCGCTTCGACGTTGCCCGGCTCGAGCATCGCCGCGTCGAGGATCCGACGCACCTCGAGCGAATCGTCCCGGGTCGCGACGCGAACGAAGGCGGTCATATCAGTGGATCAGGCCGGCGATCCTCAAAACGGGTCGGCTTTCGGACGTCTCTCGTACACGATCGAAACCCTCGCAGGATATATTTGCCGCTACCGGTGACGATTCTCTGATGATCGATCGAGATACCGCGAAGTTGAATCCGCTGTGGCCGATTTCGCCTTTCGCCGGTGAGCGGACCGGCCGTTCCAGAGGCAACATTTTCCGCATGAAGCGACCGTTGTCAGGTTTGGCCACATTACGGAGAGGTATACCTGTAGGGCGTTTGTATCCGGTAACCGATGAACTATGCGTACCTCGCTATGGAAGGACGATGCACCCCTCGAAGGCGGTGGTTCGAATGAACACGACTGAACGGTACAAACAGGAGAAACACCCTCTTGACGTCATCGACGACGTCTACGAGTACGCGGAGGACGGACTCGACTTCGAGGAGATCGAAGCCCGTGCCGGCGACGGTGAGTGGGAACGCCTGAAATGGGCTGGAATGTACGCCCAGAAGCAGGAGGGCTACTTCATGATCCGGACCAAGGTTCCGGGCGGCAAGCTCACGCCGGCGCAGGCCGAAGTGATCGGGGAGGTCACCGACGACCTCGCCGTCGCACCCGAGGAGTACGGCGGCCAGCAGCAAAACGAACTGTGGGGGGACGCCTACCTCGACATCACTACCCGACAGGACATCCAGAAACACTGGATCCGTATCGAGGACGTCCCGGAGATGTGGGAGCGCTACGACGAGGTCGGTCTGACGACCGTCCAGGGCTGTGGGGACTCGGCACGGAACGTGCTTGGCTGCCCCGCAGCGGGTCTCGACGACCACGAGTGTTTCAACGCCCAGCCGGTCGTCGACGCCGTCTCGGAGTACTTCACCGGAAACCGCGAGTACGCCAACCTTCCCCGAAAGTTCAAGCTCACGATCACCGGCTGCGCCCACGACTGCGCACAGTCACAGATCAACGACATCGGACTCGTTCCCGCAAAGAAACAACTCGAGGACGAGCACGTCTACGGCTTTCACGCCCGCGTCGGCGGTGGCCTCTCGGACGGGCCACGCATGGCCTCCGAACTCGACGTGTTCGTTCGACCCGAGGACGCCGTCGAGTTCTGTCGAGCCGTTGCCCAGACGTTCAAAGAACTCGGCGACCGCACAAACCGCGGCGTCTGTCGAATGCGGTATCTCGTCGAACAGATGGGTCCCGAGGCGTTCGAACAGGCCATTCGAGACCGCTGTACCGTCGAGTTGCCGACCGACGGCCAGAACCTGACCGTCGGCTATCAGGGCGACCACGTCGGCGTCCACGACCAGAAACAGGGCGGACTGCAGTACGTCGGGTTCAACGTCATCGCCGGTCGCATGGGCGGCGACGAGTTCGCCCAGGCGGCCCGCGCCGCAGAGAAGTACGGCACGGAGGATGCCTCCGTCCGGCTCGCGACCGATCAGAACTTCCTCATCAGCCACATCCCCGAGGAGAACGTCGAGGACCTTCTGGCGGAACCCTTCGCACAGGAGTACCAGCCCGATCCCGGCGCGTTCTCCCGCGGAGCCGTCGGCTGTACCGGAAACGAGTTCTGTAACTACGCGATCATCGAGACGAAAAAGCGCACCAAGCGCTGGGCGCGCGAACTCGACGAGCGAATCGACGTCCCCGACGACATCGACGCCATCCGAATGCACATGTCCGGTTGTTCGGCCTCCTGTGCACAGCCACAGATCGCTGACATCGGCTTCCGTGGCGAGACCGTCAAGCTGGACGAAAACGGCCAAAGCCCGCGAGCGCAGGACGGCGAGTCCGATATCGTCGAGGGGATGGACTTCGGACTCGGCGGCTCCCTCGGCGCGGACAACGAGTTCCTGGATTGGGTCGAGAGCGCCGTTCCCGCCGACGCCGTAATCCCCGCTCTCGAGCAGCTGTTCGACGCCTTTGCCGACGAGCGCCACGACGGCGAGGAGTTCTACTCCTGGTGTCGTCGCGTCGACAACGAGCGTCTGCGCCAGACCATGCAAGACGCCGACGCTCCCGTCGCACGAGGTGTTGCCCATGGGGACTGACGACCCGGATTCGAACGCGGACGGAGTCGACCGCGTCTTCCCCGGCGTACCACACTCCGAGGACGACGACGACGCCGTGATCGTCCCCGAAACGAGCGGCGCTGGGTCTCGATCGCGAGCGGAAACCGATCACGCTCGAGACGACGCGATCCGATCGGAGGATTCGGAGGAAAGCGCTGAGAGCGGTTGCACGACCCATTCCTGTACCTGTGGCGAAAAGACCGAGTCTCCGGAGGCAAGCGAACGAGCGCTCGCGACCGACGGTGCCGGCGTCTCGAACGTCGATAGTGACGGTGACCTCGGTGATCTCGAGTTCACCGAGCCCGCTGCGGACGTGAGCCAGGACGTCTACGACGACGCGCCGGACACTCGCGTCGGGGTCCCGGATGGCGTCGATCTCGAGACACCGGAGTACTCGATTCGGTCACGGATGAACGACATCGAGACGCCGGACGAGAAGACCTGGTTCATGGAGCTCGACGAGGCCGTCATCGACGACGGCCGCTGTATCAAGTGTGGCACCTGCGTCGCCGCCTGTCCGTCTGATTCGATCGGCGTCGGTGACGACGGTCTGCCCGAACTGGTCAAGATGTGTACCGGCTGTTCGCTCTGTTGGGACTTCTGTCCTCGCGGTG
Proteins encoded:
- a CDS encoding ATP-dependent DNA helicase gives rise to the protein MSKARMADSNWRAVFGHEEPYDEQVDGIETTIDTARDGGYTVIEGACGTGKTMIALTAGIDLVRDPDTDYERVLVLTSVKQQLRQFETDLETINDALPDDSRPVSGLTLVGKADVCPYNRERVAGFDDGNVYDRCETLRDRTRDITGEGGETTAGSLAGRARSQQIGLADSGTRDTGGTFLETTGEATPYPRQLPEYSDGGPVGAETEYCPFYARYLEDLPEEGSDSDSAEAVPYDFTTAGAVTPEDLVAQSVRHGTCPHSVMGAVLGHVEVVVGNYYHAFDPRTVGSFTGALLDESTFVVCDEAHMLEPRVRNLVSEGITDTSLRDAETELSRVIQPVKFEREGRQVEGGSKTADADLVRAELNDSEVSIEDLDRTLEFVQDLRSELDRRVTAHLDRKWGGWKSDIAALEDDEVPLRDPAEPAEDELSEWAREAGYGDADWTRAEAVGAVVERILNEAESEDRTRSSPAVGRVLGEWYRRGHTDHFREIELERTWNETEPADSWRRAYTARLALHNCVPSDAIGSRLASFGGGILMSATLEPMAAFTEVTGLDYLEREEDRPVVERRYGLHFPAENRESFAVAAPKFTYDNRGSVDESNPTRTHYVRAISKAAALPGNVLVAMPSYTEAEWIADVLCDRLDKPVLRDASSDDEATESLKSDFFAGEGKVLVTSLRGTLTEGVDYSGDRLSAAVVCGVPIVNTSSPRTKAVRRAYDDEFEDGFVYALTIPAVRKARQAIGRVIRSPDDVGVRVLLDERYARESWDSVRPYLPDDGEFQPVSPDMLELGLERFRSRLD
- a CDS encoding nitrite/sulfite reductase, which encodes MNTTERYKQEKHPLDVIDDVYEYAEDGLDFEEIEARAGDGEWERLKWAGMYAQKQEGYFMIRTKVPGGKLTPAQAEVIGEVTDDLAVAPEEYGGQQQNELWGDAYLDITTRQDIQKHWIRIEDVPEMWERYDEVGLTTVQGCGDSARNVLGCPAAGLDDHECFNAQPVVDAVSEYFTGNREYANLPRKFKLTITGCAHDCAQSQINDIGLVPAKKQLEDEHVYGFHARVGGGLSDGPRMASELDVFVRPEDAVEFCRAVAQTFKELGDRTNRGVCRMRYLVEQMGPEAFEQAIRDRCTVELPTDGQNLTVGYQGDHVGVHDQKQGGLQYVGFNVIAGRMGGDEFAQAARAAEKYGTEDASVRLATDQNFLISHIPEENVEDLLAEPFAQEYQPDPGAFSRGAVGCTGNEFCNYAIIETKKRTKRWARELDERIDVPDDIDAIRMHMSGCSASCAQPQIADIGFRGETVKLDENGQSPRAQDGESDIVEGMDFGLGGSLGADNEFLDWVESAVPADAVIPALEQLFDAFADERHDGEEFYSWCRRVDNERLRQTMQDADAPVARGVAHGD
- a CDS encoding CPBP family intramembrane glutamic endopeptidase, whose product is MTDRRPLFVFLGSLIVLSSGFVFVSQLLSVSMITLAPAYMFTPMFAGIVTCLAGSPSFERAGLRIPWGRLRWLGAAALAPIALILIGTGLALALPEVQFVPDANPLTGEGTEFAPANGDGAAGPSLPGWPLNLILTAVAALVLGVSINAVFAFGEEFGWRGVLLTQLAPYGFWQASGAIGVLWGVWHAPIILEGYNYPNNPVVGVGVMTFACLAMSPVYTYLTIATRSVLSAAVFHGTFNAFATTMIVFARGGSELVVNPVGGVGIVVFGLAALGIAIRGTPELTADWAVGRDESVADPDGSTHAT
- a CDS encoding GNAT family N-acetyltransferase, whose protein sequence is MTAFVRVATRDDSLEVRRILDAAMLEPGNVEARIHNGEVLVAGDRRARSTGSARANAVHGDGRTRSDDSREAERLLGALVLEPHGNQPGAHVSAVGVRRRHRGRGIGSALVERALEDEGRLTARFDDRVRPFYERLGFSIESIDGERHRGIAVADKRS